One stretch of Candidatus Thermokryptus mobilis DNA includes these proteins:
- the porA gene encoding pyruvate ferredoxin oxidoreductase, protein MEKMKVMALTGNEAVAEAMRQINPDVVAAYPITPQTELMHKFAEFVADGLVDTELVLVESEHSALSATVGASAAGVRAMTATSSQGLALMWEILYIAAGLRLPIVMAVVNRALSAPINIHCDHSDTMGARDSGWIQIFSENAQEAYDNTIIAIRVAEHPEILLPVMVTMDGFIISHTMERVEVLDDEVVKNFIGEYNPRYKLLDVENPVTFGPLDLQDYYFEHKRAQAEAMESAYRFIKEIEDEFYKISGRRYQYVEPYEIDDADVVLISLGSTAGTIKDVVDNLRLKGMKVGALKIRLYRPFPRDEVFEFLSGASVVGVMDRAIAFGAPYGPVCLDVKSVLQGTKYSDLPVVNYIYGLGGRDISPSDIEKIFFELDKVRISGEVPKLPRFIGVRGEEDYFERVKGLKVKN, encoded by the coding sequence ATGGAAAAAATGAAAGTTATGGCTTTAACTGGGAATGAAGCGGTTGCTGAAGCCATGAGGCAGATAAACCCTGATGTTGTTGCAGCTTATCCTATAACTCCACAGACGGAGTTGATGCACAAGTTTGCTGAATTTGTTGCGGACGGGCTTGTTGATACAGAGCTGGTTTTAGTTGAATCGGAGCATAGTGCTTTGAGCGCAACTGTTGGAGCAAGTGCAGCTGGCGTGAGGGCTATGACCGCTACAAGTTCGCAGGGTCTTGCTCTGATGTGGGAAATTCTTTACATTGCAGCTGGTTTAAGGTTGCCGATAGTCATGGCTGTTGTAAATAGGGCTTTAAGCGCTCCGATAAACATACACTGCGATCATTCGGATACGATGGGGGCACGCGATTCCGGGTGGATACAAATTTTCTCTGAAAACGCTCAAGAAGCTTATGACAACACGATAATTGCTATAAGGGTCGCAGAACACCCCGAGATACTTCTCCCGGTTATGGTGACAATGGATGGTTTTATCATAAGCCATACTATGGAAAGAGTTGAGGTCCTTGATGATGAGGTTGTGAAAAATTTCATCGGTGAATATAATCCAAGGTATAAGCTTCTTGATGTTGAAAACCCTGTGACATTTGGTCCGCTTGACCTTCAGGATTATTATTTTGAGCATAAAAGGGCTCAAGCTGAAGCGATGGAGAGTGCTTATAGGTTTATAAAGGAAATTGAGGATGAGTTTTATAAAATAAGTGGAAGGAGGTATCAATATGTTGAGCCGTATGAGATTGACGATGCAGATGTTGTTTTAATATCGCTTGGTTCAACTGCCGGAACTATAAAAGATGTGGTTGATAATTTGAGGTTAAAGGGTATGAAGGTCGGGGCTTTAAAAATTCGGCTTTATAGACCTTTCCCGAGAGATGAGGTGTTTGAGTTTCTCTCTGGTGCTTCGGTTGTTGGTGTTATGGACAGGGCGATAGCGTTTGGCGCTCCTTATGGTCCAGTCTGTCTTGATGTTAAGTCGGTCTTGCAAGGGACGAAGTATTCTGATCTTCCTGTGGTCAATTATATCTATGGGCTTGGTGGTAGGGATATAAGTCCAAGTGATATTGAGAAGATTTTCTTTGAACTTGATAAGGTGAGAATTTCTGGGGAAGTTCCAAAATTACCGAGATTTATCGGAGTTCGCGGTGAAGAGGATTATTTTGAAAGGGTGAAGGGGTTAAAAGTTAAAAATTAA
- the porD gene encoding pyruvate synthase subunit PorD: protein MSELKKWFELPIGGLVVEPGSAVKYKTGSWRTFRPVLDRSKCNDCLICWIYCPDNSILVSDGKMVGFDYDHCKGCGICAEVCPDKAKAITMVLEHQ, encoded by the coding sequence ATGAGCGAGTTAAAGAAATGGTTTGAACTTCCGATTGGCGGGCTTGTTGTTGAGCCGGGTTCAGCTGTTAAGTATAAAACTGGTTCGTGGAGGACGTTCAGACCGGTGCTTGACAGGTCAAAGTGCAATGATTGCTTGATTTGCTGGATTTATTGTCCTGACAATTCAATTTTAGTAAGTGACGGGAAAATGGTGGGTTTTGATTATGACCATTGTAAGGGATGCGGTATTTGTGCCGAAGTATGTCCGGATAAAGCAAAGGCAATAACTATGGTTCTTGAACATCAGTGA
- a CDS encoding DUF4175 family protein — MREIYLQIEEKLKRLRRGLEFETFKFRFSIWVLFALFVLVVVGIFEMRIYFASPTRALIFFVVVGALILSFSIYVLPSLLKFLGIVRSRSYFELADEVGRKYPQVGDKLLDALQIYEQRFNRSAYYSDELIESAFVQLGKEVLRYDWDNVDSSVSRKILGVSVSLLFVFVVALILSPGFRSSYVRILNYNYNFIKPSDYFIRVEPGDTVVAKGSNVKIRIYVKPQRQGIIEPSEIEIWTTQPGVKEFEVKKIKRSGGGWFENEILNLRASLEYFVRFKDIKSEKFKIDVIDRPIVKLLKVKLVYPEYTGFEPQYLDDNSGDITAIVGTVANFEILANKDLDSAKIVFDDDSSSVALEISGERANGKVKLMRNSNYHIELLSKDGLRSEQPVEYRINVIPDEHPKIEILKPERSVDIGRDMSLLVNAKIGDDFGFTKLRLAYRLSFSRYIKPREEFNYVEIPLDKRLKEQEIHYVWDLSELELSPDDVVSYYLEVFDNDMVSGPKSARTEIYTVRFPSLYEILAQVEQMQGEIYQQMSDIFEMAKKLRKEMDEIDRDLKRGNIKGDWQRQQKIQNIAKKYDELRNRIKETSQKLQELVQKMEENRLLSPETLEKYLELQKLLNQLDIPELKELMKRFEQALQNIDPDMLRQALERFQFSEESFRRSIERTLNLLRRIQIEQKLSEVLKQVEQAIDKQEDLRKKTAQVNPEDKGKLKELSDEQRSLKDDIRQIEESLEEIKERMKEFSDEMPVDSLNKILNELRDKKMDEGFDKIGDRLALGDLGVAMQMQFEVSQDLMQMQSELQSLQQQLMQNQQRQIISQMQKVQQDLLNLSKGQEEVKQETMTSAQGSSKLRDLARQQMDLLSGLNSVANSLIELSQKTFAITPDMGREIGSALINMHRSVESLSARDNSSALRFQTEAMSSLNRAVIQLGNAMQALMQGGAGGGLQFLLQQLNQLAMQQLGLNQATQELMQQLSLQQQAEMARLAAQQELIRKSLQELMKEAEISGNRGRILGDLNKIAEEMKEVVSDLESNNLTEETIRKQDRILSRLLDAQRSIHERDFEKRRESRPGQNIVRESPSELNLQEERDKIFQELLKSVRENYHRDYEALIRKYIELLRSLQK, encoded by the coding sequence ATGAGGGAAATTTATTTGCAGATAGAGGAGAAACTTAAGCGTTTGAGGAGAGGGCTTGAATTTGAGACCTTTAAGTTTAGGTTTTCAATTTGGGTTTTATTTGCTCTCTTTGTTCTCGTTGTGGTTGGGATATTTGAGATGAGGATTTACTTTGCCTCTCCAACAAGGGCTTTGATTTTTTTTGTTGTCGTAGGTGCTTTGATTTTGAGCTTTTCAATTTATGTTTTGCCCTCTCTTTTAAAGTTTTTGGGAATTGTAAGGTCAAGGTCTTATTTTGAGCTTGCTGATGAAGTTGGGAGAAAATATCCGCAGGTCGGGGATAAACTTCTTGATGCACTTCAAATTTATGAGCAACGATTTAATCGTTCTGCTTATTATTCCGATGAGTTGATTGAATCGGCTTTCGTCCAGCTTGGGAAGGAAGTTTTGAGATATGATTGGGACAATGTTGATTCATCTGTTTCAAGGAAAATTTTGGGCGTATCTGTTTCGCTTTTGTTTGTGTTTGTGGTTGCTTTAATTTTATCTCCGGGATTTAGAAGTTCCTATGTTAGGATTTTAAACTACAACTATAATTTTATTAAGCCGTCCGATTATTTTATAAGGGTTGAGCCCGGGGATACTGTTGTAGCGAAGGGTTCAAATGTCAAAATTAGGATTTATGTCAAGCCACAGAGACAAGGGATTATTGAACCAAGCGAAATTGAAATTTGGACGACTCAACCTGGGGTGAAGGAATTTGAAGTTAAAAAAATTAAGAGAAGTGGGGGAGGATGGTTTGAGAATGAAATTTTAAATCTCAGGGCTTCGCTTGAGTATTTCGTTAGATTTAAGGATATAAAAAGCGAAAAGTTTAAGATAGATGTCATTGACAGACCGATTGTCAAGTTGTTGAAGGTCAAGCTTGTTTATCCAGAATATACCGGGTTTGAACCGCAATATCTTGATGATAATTCTGGCGATATAACGGCGATAGTTGGAACTGTTGCAAATTTTGAAATTTTGGCGAACAAAGACCTAGACTCCGCAAAAATTGTTTTTGATGATGATTCTTCTTCTGTTGCTTTGGAAATTTCTGGGGAAAGGGCTAATGGTAAGGTTAAGTTGATGAGAAATTCAAACTATCACATTGAGCTTTTGAGCAAGGATGGTTTAAGAAGTGAACAGCCGGTTGAATATAGAATTAATGTCATTCCAGATGAACATCCGAAGATTGAAATTTTAAAGCCGGAGAGAAGTGTTGACATCGGCAGAGATATGAGCTTGCTCGTAAATGCAAAAATTGGTGATGACTTTGGCTTTACAAAGTTGCGCCTTGCTTATAGATTGAGTTTTTCAAGATATATTAAACCACGGGAAGAGTTTAATTATGTTGAGATCCCGCTTGACAAGAGATTAAAGGAACAAGAGATTCATTATGTTTGGGATTTGTCCGAGCTTGAGTTGTCGCCGGATGATGTTGTGAGTTATTACCTTGAAGTTTTTGATAATGATATGGTTAGCGGTCCTAAATCAGCTAGGACGGAAATTTACACGGTTAGATTTCCATCGTTGTATGAGATTTTAGCTCAGGTTGAGCAGATGCAGGGTGAGATTTATCAGCAGATGAGTGATATTTTTGAGATGGCGAAGAAGTTGAGAAAAGAGATGGATGAGATTGACAGAGATTTAAAAAGGGGGAACATCAAAGGGGATTGGCAAAGACAGCAGAAGATACAGAATATAGCAAAGAAATATGATGAGTTGAGGAACAGGATAAAGGAGACAAGTCAAAAACTTCAAGAACTTGTTCAAAAGATGGAGGAAAATCGCCTTCTCTCGCCCGAGACGCTTGAAAAGTATCTTGAGCTTCAAAAGTTGCTCAATCAGCTTGACATTCCGGAGTTAAAGGAGCTGATGAAGAGGTTTGAGCAAGCGTTGCAGAACATTGATCCCGATATGTTAAGGCAGGCGCTTGAGAGGTTTCAATTTTCGGAGGAGAGTTTTAGAAGGAGCATTGAGAGGACTTTAAATCTTTTGAGGAGGATTCAGATTGAACAAAAGTTGAGTGAGGTTTTGAAACAGGTGGAGCAGGCAATAGATAAGCAGGAAGATTTGAGAAAGAAAACGGCGCAGGTTAACCCGGAGGACAAGGGTAAACTCAAGGAGTTAAGCGATGAGCAGAGGAGTTTGAAAGATGATATCAGGCAAATTGAGGAGTCGCTTGAGGAGATAAAGGAGAGGATGAAAGAGTTTTCGGATGAGATGCCAGTTGATTCGCTTAATAAAATTTTGAATGAGTTAAGGGATAAGAAAATGGATGAGGGTTTTGATAAAATTGGAGATAGGTTGGCTTTGGGTGACTTGGGAGTAGCGATGCAGATGCAGTTTGAGGTTTCTCAGGATTTAATGCAGATGCAAAGTGAACTTCAGTCGCTTCAGCAACAGCTTATGCAGAATCAACAGCGCCAGATAATTTCACAGATGCAGAAGGTTCAGCAGGACCTTTTAAACCTTTCAAAGGGGCAGGAAGAAGTTAAGCAGGAGACGATGACCTCAGCTCAGGGTTCATCAAAGTTGCGTGATCTTGCCAGACAGCAGATGGATTTACTCTCTGGTTTAAATTCTGTCGCTAATTCGTTGATTGAGCTTTCGCAGAAGACATTTGCTATCACGCCAGATATGGGCAGGGAGATCGGTTCAGCTTTGATAAATATGCACCGATCAGTTGAGTCGCTTTCGGCTCGGGATAATTCAAGCGCTTTAAGATTTCAGACAGAGGCGATGAGCTCGCTTAACAGGGCTGTGATACAACTTGGAAACGCTATGCAAGCGCTTATGCAAGGTGGGGCAGGTGGAGGTTTGCAGTTCTTACTTCAACAATTGAACCAACTTGCAATGCAACAGCTTGGTTTGAATCAAGCGACACAGGAACTTATGCAACAGCTTTCACTTCAGCAACAGGCGGAGATGGCAAGGTTAGCTGCTCAACAGGAATTGATAAGGAAATCTCTTCAGGAACTTATGAAAGAGGCTGAAATCTCTGGAAATAGGGGACGGATACTTGGCGATTTGAATAAAATCGCTGAGGAGATGAAAGAAGTCGTAAGTGATCTTGAATCAAACAATTTAACTGAAGAGACGATAAGGAAACAGGATAGAATTCTTTCCCGCCTTCTTGATGCTCAGCGTTCAATTCACGAGAGAGATTTTGAAAAGCGAAGAGAATCCCGTCCGGGTCAAAACATAGTCAGAGAAAGCCCTTCCGAGCTTAACCTTCAAGAGGAGAGGGATAAAATTTTCCAAGAGCTTTTAAAATCAGTTCGCGAAAACTATCACAGGGATTATGAGGCGTTGATAAGGAAATATATTGAGCTTTTGCGTTCCCTACAGAAATGA
- a CDS encoding 2-oxoacid:acceptor oxidoreductase family protein, with protein MIEIRWHGRGGQGVKTASLLFAETSIEEGKYAQGFPEYGPERMGAPVKGFTRIDDKPIRVRSGIENPQVVVVLDQTLLETIDVTEGMPDDGVLIINTELSPKQVREKFGIKSRKIYTVNATKIALETIGKPIPNTVMLGALIRVTSVLDLDTLLKNIAKKFSKRYSSKVIEGNIQAIKKAFEEVKEE; from the coding sequence ATGATTGAGATAAGATGGCATGGTCGTGGAGGTCAAGGTGTTAAAACCGCTTCACTTCTTTTTGCTGAGACATCAATTGAGGAAGGGAAATATGCACAGGGTTTTCCCGAATATGGTCCTGAGAGAATGGGTGCGCCGGTTAAAGGATTCACGAGGATTGATGATAAGCCAATAAGGGTTCGCAGTGGGATTGAAAATCCGCAGGTTGTTGTGGTGCTTGATCAAACGCTTCTTGAGACGATTGATGTCACGGAAGGGATGCCAGATGATGGTGTTTTGATAATTAACACTGAGCTTTCCCCGAAACAGGTGCGCGAAAAGTTTGGAATAAAGAGTAGGAAAATTTACACTGTAAATGCCACTAAAATAGCACTTGAGACGATAGGGAAGCCGATACCGAATACGGTTATGCTTGGGGCTTTGATAAGGGTTACGAGCGTTCTTGACCTTGATACGCTCTTGAAGAACATAGCTAAGAAATTCAGTAAAAGGTATAGTTCAAAAGTTATTGAAGGGAACATTCAAGCGATAAAAAAAGCGTTTGAGGAGGTAAAGGAGGAATGA
- the xseB gene encoding exodeoxyribonuclease VII small subunit — MAKKNEAEEIENLTFEQALRELQVIVEKLEAGEVSLDEAIEMYERGVKLSKYCMDKLLQAELRIKKIVKDELRGFTLIDFDDLNNKF; from the coding sequence ATGGCGAAGAAGAATGAAGCAGAAGAAATTGAGAATTTAACATTTGAGCAAGCTTTAAGGGAACTTCAAGTTATAGTTGAGAAGCTTGAGGCGGGTGAGGTTTCGCTTGATGAGGCAATAGAGATGTATGAGCGGGGAGTTAAACTTTCAAAGTATTGTATGGATAAACTTTTGCAAGCAGAGCTTAGAATAAAGAAAATAGTCAAAGATGAATTGCGAGGTTTCACACTGATTGACTTTGACGATCTTAACAACAAATTTTGA
- a CDS encoding Gfo/Idh/MocA family protein, with protein MEEIKFAVIGLGGIAQAIHLPILSKIKNVQIVAVCDTDRTKARMIAEKYNVPYFYTDYEKMLQEVEEIEAVEILTPTNLHAEMAIACVEAGKDVFVERPLARSYREAESVVKAIGERKRKVMVGMNLRFRPDCMLMKGFIEQGELGSVFYVKAGWFKKPNDRKWILMKEKAGGGVMLDLGISILDLALWMAGYPEVKSVSAICYKHQTKSVEDSSIVFVKFKNDSTLFIDVSWSYEFENSIFYLNIFGTEGTGELNPFRIYKDIQGKLINLAPEKMDRPEVLYLKSYENEIKHFIGAVRGLHPLVSSAEDALYRMKIVDAVYKSAERGKEIFLM; from the coding sequence ATGGAGGAAATTAAATTCGCTGTAATTGGGCTTGGCGGTATAGCTCAAGCAATTCATCTTCCGATACTTTCAAAGATTAAAAATGTCCAAATAGTTGCGGTTTGCGATACGGACAGAACGAAGGCGCGTATGATAGCTGAAAAATACAATGTCCCATATTTTTATACCGATTATGAGAAGATGCTTCAAGAGGTTGAAGAGATTGAGGCAGTTGAAATTTTGACACCGACGAACCTTCACGCTGAGATGGCGATCGCTTGCGTTGAAGCTGGAAAGGATGTTTTCGTTGAAAGACCCCTTGCCAGAAGCTACAGAGAAGCTGAATCGGTCGTTAAAGCGATCGGCGAAAGAAAGAGAAAAGTTATGGTTGGTATGAATCTAAGATTTAGACCTGATTGTATGTTGATGAAGGGGTTTATTGAACAAGGTGAGCTTGGTTCGGTTTTTTATGTTAAAGCTGGCTGGTTCAAGAAACCAAATGATAGGAAGTGGATTTTGATGAAAGAAAAAGCTGGTGGCGGTGTCATGCTTGACCTTGGCATAAGCATACTTGACCTGGCTTTGTGGATGGCGGGTTATCCAGAGGTTAAAAGTGTGAGTGCAATATGTTATAAACATCAAACGAAATCCGTTGAAGATAGTTCAATTGTTTTCGTGAAGTTTAAAAACGATTCAACTTTATTCATTGATGTTAGTTGGTCATATGAGTTTGAGAATTCAATCTTTTATCTTAACATTTTTGGAACGGAGGGCACCGGGGAATTGAACCCGTTTAGAATTTATAAAGACATACAGGGCAAGCTTATAAACCTTGCTCCTGAAAAAATGGATAGACCTGAGGTTTTATATTTGAAGTCGTATGAAAACGAAATCAAACATTTCATCGGAGCTGTTCGTGGGCTTCATCCGCTTGTTTCAAGCGCTGAGGACGCTCTCTACAGGATGAAAATCGTTGATGCGGTGTATAAATCCGCTGAAAGAGGAAAAGAAATTTTCTTAATGTGA
- the xseA gene encoding exodeoxyribonuclease VII large subunit has protein sequence MFNAYPLLSRDKILTVSELTYEIKKHIELEPRFQDVWLQGEISNYKIHTSGHVYFTLKDENASIKAALWKSRADIYLKNFRFKDGDKVLVHGKVEVYEPNGEYKIIVDFIEPLGIGELQMKFEMLKQKLAAEGLFDRKYKKPIPEYPNRIGIVTSPTGAAIRDMINIISRRFPAVEIILYPVKVQGEGAAEEIAQAIYDFNRYGGVDVIIVGRGGGSIEDLWAFNEEIVARAIFASRIPIISAVGHEIDYSISDFVADLRAPTPSAAAELVVKNRDDVLENVRNIWYTIHQLVMDKIKMSKREVEHLVKSYAFNRPIDWLRQYTMRVDDLSRALDIAMSHKFEILKQNFVQWLKRFESVNPELALKRGYAIVYKDGRIVHSKKELDLNDEFKIKLSDGTIKGVVKGYGEEE, from the coding sequence ATGTTTAATGCTTATCCCTTGTTATCAAGGGACAAAATTTTGACTGTTTCTGAACTGACTTATGAGATCAAGAAGCATATTGAACTTGAGCCAAGGTTTCAAGATGTTTGGCTTCAGGGCGAGATATCAAATTATAAGATTCACACCTCGGGACATGTTTATTTCACTTTAAAGGATGAGAACGCTTCAATAAAGGCAGCTTTATGGAAGAGTAGAGCGGACATTTATTTGAAGAATTTCAGGTTTAAAGATGGTGATAAGGTTCTTGTCCATGGAAAGGTTGAGGTTTATGAGCCAAACGGTGAATATAAGATTATAGTTGATTTCATTGAGCCATTGGGAATTGGAGAGCTTCAAATGAAGTTTGAGATGTTGAAGCAGAAGCTAGCCGCTGAGGGTTTGTTTGATAGAAAGTATAAGAAGCCAATCCCTGAATATCCAAATAGGATTGGGATAGTGACAAGTCCTACAGGAGCTGCGATAAGGGATATGATAAACATAATTTCGCGTCGTTTTCCAGCGGTTGAAATTATACTTTATCCTGTAAAAGTTCAAGGTGAGGGGGCAGCTGAGGAGATAGCTCAAGCTATTTACGATTTTAACCGTTATGGTGGAGTTGATGTGATAATTGTCGGTAGAGGTGGAGGATCAATTGAGGATTTGTGGGCTTTTAATGAAGAAATCGTTGCGAGGGCAATTTTTGCATCAAGGATTCCTATAATAAGCGCTGTCGGTCACGAGATTGATTATAGCATAAGTGATTTCGTTGCGGATTTGAGGGCGCCAACACCATCAGCTGCTGCTGAACTTGTGGTTAAAAATCGGGATGATGTTCTTGAAAATGTCCGAAATATTTGGTATACTATTCATCAACTTGTTATGGATAAGATTAAAATGAGCAAAAGAGAGGTTGAACATCTTGTGAAGAGCTATGCCTTTAATAGACCGATTGATTGGCTCAGGCAATACACGATGAGGGTTGATGATTTAAGTAGAGCGCTTGATATCGCTATGTCACATAAGTTTGAGATTTTGAAGCAAAATTTTGTGCAATGGCTTAAAAGATTTGAATCGGTTAATCCTGAACTTGCTCTGAAGAGGGGTTATGCAATAGTTTATAAAGATGGCAGGATAGTTCACAGTAAAAAAGAGTTGGATTTAAATGATGAGTTTAAAATTAAACTTTCAGATGGAACAATAAAAGGGGTGGTGAAGGGTTATGGCGAAGAAGAATGA
- the dxs gene encoding 1-deoxy-D-xylulose-5-phosphate synthase → MGTDYRILPKVNSPDDLKSLDIRELEKLASEIREFIIDTISRVGGHLGASLGVVELTLAVHYVFNAPKDKIIWDTGHQGYVHKIITGRRDVFHTIRQFRGISGFLKRSESIYDVFGAGHASTSISAALGIATARDFDEQDYKVVAIIGDGAMTAGLAYEAMNNAGVLKKNLIVILNDNNMSISPNVWAVSKYFTELIASSHYNKLKSFVWDLTGQLDGIGDRIRRLAAKVEGGVKAIITPGMLFEALGFRYFGPVNGHNIQKLIRILSEIKNLNGPILLHVITQKGKGYKPAEEDEQKLHGVTPFDKITGKMYKSDKPQPPSYTKVFGEAVVQLARQNSKIVGITAAMPDGTGLNILKKEIPERFFDVGIAEQHAVTFSAGLATEGYVPICAIYSTFLQRAFDQIIHDVALQRLHVVFAIDRAGLVGADGPTHHGAFDLSYLRLIPNMVIMAPKDESELRDMLYTATVYNKGPVAIRYPRGNGVGVPLKKDFDLIEIGKAEVLRDGDDLAILAIGNMVYPCLRASEKLSSYGIEATVVNMRFVKPLDEGLLDYVFEKFDKVVTVEENTIRGGFGSAVLEYAAMKGVKNVGFLIHGIPDEFIEHGTQEELWRMLKLDPDGIVERILEAFEFETLKDKTKILRNGGN, encoded by the coding sequence ATGGGCACAGATTATCGCATCTTGCCGAAGGTAAATTCACCTGATGATTTGAAAAGTTTGGATATCCGTGAGCTTGAAAAGCTCGCAAGTGAGATAAGGGAATTTATCATTGATACTATTTCAAGAGTTGGGGGTCATCTCGGGGCGAGCTTGGGCGTGGTTGAGTTGACGCTTGCGGTGCACTATGTTTTTAATGCACCGAAAGATAAAATCATCTGGGATACCGGGCATCAAGGTTATGTTCACAAGATAATAACGGGGCGTAGGGATGTTTTTCATACGATAAGACAGTTTAGAGGAATAAGTGGTTTTCTTAAGAGAAGTGAGAGCATTTATGATGTCTTTGGGGCTGGTCATGCTTCAACTTCAATTTCAGCTGCTCTTGGAATAGCCACGGCAAGGGATTTTGATGAACAAGATTATAAAGTCGTTGCTATAATTGGAGATGGCGCTATGACGGCTGGTCTTGCTTATGAAGCGATGAACAATGCCGGGGTTTTAAAGAAAAATTTGATCGTGATTTTAAATGACAACAATATGTCAATTTCACCAAATGTTTGGGCGGTTTCAAAGTATTTCACCGAGTTGATCGCAAGTTCGCATTACAACAAGTTGAAGTCGTTTGTTTGGGACTTAACGGGTCAGCTTGATGGCATCGGGGATAGGATAAGAAGGCTTGCAGCTAAGGTTGAAGGTGGGGTCAAGGCGATAATAACGCCGGGTATGTTATTTGAAGCGCTAGGTTTTAGATATTTTGGACCTGTGAACGGGCATAACATTCAAAAGTTGATAAGGATTTTATCTGAGATAAAAAATCTTAACGGTCCAATTCTCCTTCATGTTATAACACAGAAAGGCAAAGGTTATAAACCAGCTGAGGAGGACGAACAGAAGCTTCACGGTGTGACCCCTTTTGATAAAATCACCGGTAAAATGTATAAAAGTGATAAACCACAACCACCAAGTTACACGAAGGTTTTTGGTGAGGCGGTGGTTCAACTTGCAAGGCAAAACAGTAAGATTGTCGGTATAACCGCTGCAATGCCTGATGGTACAGGACTTAACATTTTAAAGAAGGAGATTCCAGAAAGATTTTTTGATGTTGGTATAGCGGAGCAACACGCTGTGACCTTTTCAGCTGGGCTGGCGACAGAGGGTTATGTTCCTATATGTGCGATTTATTCAACATTTTTACAAAGAGCTTTTGATCAGATAATTCACGATGTTGCGCTTCAGCGTCTTCATGTCGTTTTTGCGATTGATAGAGCTGGGCTCGTTGGTGCTGATGGACCGACACATCACGGTGCGTTTGATCTTAGCTATTTGCGCCTCATACCGAATATGGTGATAATGGCGCCGAAAGATGAAAGCGAACTCAGGGATATGCTCTACACTGCAACGGTGTATAACAAAGGTCCTGTTGCGATAAGGTATCCAAGGGGAAATGGTGTAGGCGTTCCATTGAAAAAGGATTTTGACCTAATTGAGATCGGCAAAGCTGAGGTTTTAAGGGATGGTGATGACCTTGCAATACTTGCGATTGGAAATATGGTTTATCCGTGTTTGAGAGCGAGTGAAAAACTTTCATCTTACGGGATTGAGGCAACGGTTGTAAATATGAGATTTGTTAAACCACTTGATGAGGGTTTGCTTGATTATGTTTTTGAGAAGTTTGATAAAGTTGTTACCGTTGAAGAAAACACTATCAGAGGTGGATTTGGTAGCGCAGTCCTTGAATATGCAGCAATGAAAGGTGTTAAAAATGTCGGATTCTTAATTCATGGCATCCCAGATGAGTTTATTGAGCATGGGACTCAAGAGGAACTTTGGCGAATGCTTAAGCTTGACCCTGATGGCATCGTTGAAAGGATACTTGAAGCATTTGAGTTTGAAACTTTGAAGGATAAAACAAAGATTTTGAGAAATGGAGGAAATTAA
- a CDS encoding thiamine pyrophosphate-dependent enzyme, with product MANLKELSQREVKFTSGHRACAGCLPAVALRQVTLSVNYPCVVGFATGCMEVVSTIFPYTAWNVPYIHVAFENVAAVMSGVESAYKVLKKKGKIDKEIKIIAFGGDGGTYDIGFQALSGMAERGHDVLYICYNNEAYMNTGIQRSSATPFGAQTATTPVGVVEFGKKQFPKDLTQIMAAHGIPYVAQASVHNWKDLNMKVEKALSIKGPKFINILAPCTLGWRYPAEKGIEVAKLAVETCVWPLYEVENGKYKINYRPREKKPVIEWLKVQGRFSHLLKPENQHLVEQIQSEVDRRWARLLELAGA from the coding sequence ATGGCGAACTTAAAAGAGTTATCACAGCGTGAGGTAAAATTTACATCAGGGCACAGAGCTTGCGCTGGATGTCTTCCAGCGGTAGCTTTAAGACAAGTCACATTATCGGTCAATTATCCATGTGTTGTTGGTTTTGCGACTGGTTGTATGGAAGTTGTTTCAACGATTTTCCCATACACTGCTTGGAATGTGCCTTATATTCATGTTGCGTTTGAGAATGTGGCAGCTGTTATGAGTGGCGTTGAATCAGCTTATAAGGTTTTGAAGAAGAAGGGGAAAATAGATAAGGAAATAAAAATCATTGCTTTTGGTGGAGATGGAGGAACCTATGATATAGGATTTCAGGCGCTTTCTGGGATGGCTGAAAGAGGGCATGATGTGCTTTACATTTGTTACAATAATGAAGCATATATGAACACTGGAATTCAAAGGTCTAGCGCTACTCCATTTGGTGCACAAACTGCCACAACTCCTGTTGGGGTTGTTGAATTTGGGAAGAAACAATTTCCAAAGGACTTAACTCAGATAATGGCTGCGCATGGGATACCTTATGTAGCGCAAGCGTCGGTTCACAATTGGAAGGACCTTAACATGAAGGTTGAGAAAGCGTTGAGTATAAAGGGACCGAAATTTATAAATATTCTTGCCCCTTGCACTCTTGGTTGGAGGTATCCAGCTGAGAAGGGGATTGAGGTTGCGAAGCTTGCAGTTGAGACATGTGTTTGGCCACTTTATGAGGTTGAGAATGGGAAATACAAAATTAATTACAGACCGCGGGAGAAAAAGCCAGTGATTGAGTGGCTCAAGGTTCAAGGTAGATTTTCACATCTTTTAAAGCCAGAAAATCAGCATTTGGTTGAGCAGATACAATCTGAGGTTGATAGAAGGTGGGCTCGTCTTCTTGAACTTGCTGGCGCATGA